The following proteins are encoded in a genomic region of Gimesia algae:
- a CDS encoding porin — protein MRIKNISQWIAVALAISLPAIGFGQQNQIETADSLVETQIQAESTYQPVSLSLSEAAGCAIIDSGTANCVNEMCLPECQCCNFLDQFLMSHSPVYPSMKSNRVQVGGWLDQGFTGNFQKPSNNFNLPVTFNDRSNEYQMNQLYLFMERQVNYGGDELDWGFRADLLYGTDYFYTTALGLETESDGSPHWNSGNGPRTSGGNTYAMYGLAMPQLYAELYVPWLEGVSIKAGHFYTPIGYEKVTAPDNFFYSHSYTMQYGEPFTHTGILTTFQVTEQLQLLAGVARGWDAWEDPNDDAELLAGIGWNSSDKDTNINLTLTSGDQDNGVSNTANRTLVSFVLSHNLTDCLTYVFQSDFGIQDNGTLNNQFQTVPAKWYSFNQYLYYDVTEKFAWGARFEYFRDQNFSRVLQLPQPLATGGNYYELTVGANWRPHPCVTVRPELRFDWSDTKANFFGNTVKPYRNFQSDYQVLLGGDVIIRF, from the coding sequence ATGCGAATTAAAAATATCTCACAATGGATTGCAGTTGCCTTGGCGATCAGTCTGCCAGCAATCGGATTTGGACAACAAAACCAGATCGAAACAGCAGACTCATTGGTCGAAACACAGATTCAAGCTGAAAGCACATACCAGCCAGTGTCGCTCAGTCTGTCTGAGGCAGCTGGCTGTGCGATCATTGATTCTGGTACCGCAAACTGCGTGAATGAAATGTGCCTGCCGGAATGCCAGTGCTGCAATTTTCTGGATCAGTTCCTGATGAGTCATTCCCCCGTTTATCCCTCCATGAAATCCAATCGCGTCCAAGTGGGTGGCTGGCTTGATCAGGGATTTACAGGAAACTTTCAGAAACCATCTAATAATTTCAACCTGCCTGTCACGTTTAACGATCGCTCTAACGAATACCAGATGAATCAGCTTTATCTGTTTATGGAACGTCAGGTGAATTACGGTGGTGATGAACTGGACTGGGGCTTTCGTGCTGACCTGCTCTACGGTACCGACTATTTCTATACAACAGCACTCGGTCTCGAAACCGAATCTGACGGTTCGCCACACTGGAATAGTGGAAATGGTCCTCGTACCAGTGGCGGCAATACATATGCCATGTACGGTCTGGCGATGCCTCAGCTCTATGCAGAGCTTTATGTGCCATGGCTGGAAGGCGTCAGCATCAAAGCCGGACACTTCTACACCCCGATTGGATATGAAAAAGTAACCGCCCCCGACAACTTCTTCTATTCCCACTCTTATACGATGCAGTATGGAGAACCATTCACTCACACAGGGATTCTGACCACCTTTCAGGTCACGGAACAGTTACAGCTGCTCGCTGGTGTTGCCCGTGGCTGGGATGCCTGGGAAGACCCGAATGATGACGCCGAACTGCTGGCTGGCATCGGCTGGAACAGCAGTGACAAAGACACCAACATCAACCTGACCCTGACTTCAGGTGATCAGGACAATGGGGTCAGTAACACGGCCAACCGTACCCTCGTCAGCTTCGTACTTTCACATAACCTTACTGACTGCCTGACTTATGTTTTCCAGAGTGATTTTGGCATTCAGGATAATGGTACGCTCAACAATCAGTTTCAGACTGTCCCGGCAAAGTGGTATTCGTTCAATCAATACCTGTACTACGACGTCACAGAGAAATTTGCCTGGGGAGCCCGATTTGAATATTTTCGGGATCAGAATTTCTCACGCGTCCTGCAGCTTCCACAACCCTTAGCCACAGGTGGCAATTATTATGAACTGACCGTGGGAGCTAACTGGCGTCCCCACCCCTGTGTCACAGTTCGACCCGAACTGCGTTTTGACTGGTCAGACACCAAGGCAAATTTTTTCGGAAATACTGTGAAGCCTTATCGCAACTTCCAGTCGGATTACCAGGTCCTGCTGGGCGGCGATGTCATCATTCGCTTCTAA